The DNA window TCGAACTGCGCGCGATCCTCCTCGGGCACGCCGAGGTAATGGGCGACCACCATCGATGGCAGCGGCTTGAACAGCTCGGCGACGATGTCGCCGCCCCCGGCGGCGCGCAACCCCTCGATGCGCTCCACCACGAATGCGCGGACTTTCGGCTCGACCGCCTCCACCTGGCGCGGCGTGAAACCGCGCGACACCAGTTTGCGAAACTCGGTGTGCACCGGCGGATCCTGCATGACTAAAGGCGGATTGTCTTGCAGACCAATCATTTTCAGATCACCGTAGGCGACCGTCAAACCCTGTGCCGAGGAGAACGTCTCGTGGTCGCGCGCCGCCGCCCAGATGTCGGCATGGCGGGACAGCACGTAGTAGTCGTGCTCGGGCCTGCCGGCCGGCACGACGTGGTGCACCGGGTCGTGGTCGCGCAGCGCGCGGTACATCGGCCAGGGGTCTGCCCACGTGTCGGCGGTGGCGAGTTCGAACGCGGCCGGCGCGTTGTGAGACACGGCCGCAGTCATGTCTCATTGGTACGACACGGGGCGCGCGGTGTCAAATCCGGCCGTGCTGCAGCCGGGCGCGAGGGCTCAGATCGCCACGCCGGGGTTCAGAATGCCCAGCGGGTCGAGTGCTTGCTTGATGCGCTGGTTCAGCGCCATCGCCTCGGGCCCCAGGTAGCCGCCCAGCCACGGGCGCTTCAACCGCCCGACACCGTGTTCGCCGGTGATCGTGCCGCCGAGGCCGACGGCCAGGTCCATGATCTCGCCGTACGCGAGCTCGGCGCGTTCGGTCATCGCGGCGTCCGCGGCGTCGTACACCAGCAACGGATGGGTGTTACCGTCCCCCGCGTGGGCGATGACCGAGATCATCAGGTCGCGCTCGGCGGCGATGCGCGCGATCCCGCCGACCAGCTCGCCCAGCGCCGGCAGCGGCACCCCGACGTCCTCGAGCAGCAGCGACCCCTTGGCCTCGACCGCGGGAATGGCGAACCGGCGGGCGGCGACGAACGCCTCGCCCTCGTCCGGGTCGTCGGTCGAGAACACTTCCGTGGCACCGTTTTCCGCGAACACCGCGGCCATCACCTCGGCGTCCTGCGCACCGGCCGCGCCCCGCTCGTCGGAGCCGGCCACCAGCATGGCGGCCGCACCGCGGTCCAGGTCCATCCGCAGGATGTCCTCGACGGCGTTGATCGCCACCGAATCCATGAACTCCAGCATCGAGGGCCGCAGGCGCGCCGATACGCCGAGCACCGCGTCGACCGCGGCCTGAACCGATCCGAACGACGCCACCACGACGCTCGAGGTGTTCTGCGCGGGCAGCAGCCGCAGCGTCACCTCGGTGATGACGCCCAACGTGCCCTCGCTGCCCACGAACAGCTTGGTCAGCGACAGGCCCGCCACGTCCTTCAGACGCGGACCGCCCAACCGCACGGCGGTGCCGTCGGCCAGCACCACCTGCATGCCCAGCACGTAGTCGGTGGTGACTCCGTACTTCACGCAGCACAGCCCGCCGGCGTTGGTGGCGATGTTGCCGCCGATGCTGCAGATCTCGAACGACGAGGGATCGGGCGGGTACCACAGGCCGTGCTCGGCGGCGGCCTTCTTGACCTCGGCGTTGAACAGACCCGGCTGGCACACCGCGGTGCGGGTGACGGGGTCGACGGTGATGTCGCGCATCTTCTCCGTCGACAGCACGATCCCGTTGTCCAGGGCGGTGGCCCCGCCCGAC is part of the Mycobacterium sp. HUMS_12744610 genome and encodes:
- a CDS encoding FAD-binding oxidoreductase → MENALAGLIAELPDGTVVTDPAVTEGYRQDRAFDPSAGKPLAVVRPRRTEEVQTVLRWANANRVPVVTRGAGSGLSGGATALDNGIVLSTEKMRDITVDPVTRTAVCQPGLFNAEVKKAAAEHGLWYPPDPSSFEICSIGGNIATNAGGLCCVKYGVTTDYVLGMQVVLADGTAVRLGGPRLKDVAGLSLTKLFVGSEGTLGVITEVTLRLLPAQNTSSVVVASFGSVQAAVDAVLGVSARLRPSMLEFMDSVAINAVEDILRMDLDRGAAAMLVAGSDERGAAGAQDAEVMAAVFAENGATEVFSTDDPDEGEAFVAARRFAIPAVEAKGSLLLEDVGVPLPALGELVGGIARIAAERDLMISVIAHAGDGNTHPLLVYDAADAAMTERAELAYGEIMDLAVGLGGTITGEHGVGRLKRPWLGGYLGPEAMALNQRIKQALDPLGILNPGVAI